The segment ACTTTACTTTGATTTTTTATTTGCATGGTAGGATTAGATTTCATCGCCAAAACCCTCACAGGTGCAGTAGTGGGCTACGTTACAAACGATTGGGCAATCGATATGCTCTTTCGCAAACGATTGGGCATGGGCGGCATTTTCCTCAAAACCCATCAGGAATTTGCACGCAATATTAGCCTTGTTGTAGAGCGCGATATTATCAACCACCACACGCTTTTGAGCGAACTGCAAGGCGCGGAATTTGAAAAAAACATAGAAGCCACCATCAGCCACCTTTTTGATAGCTCCCTAAAAGAAGCTCTGCCCAAAGGCGAAAATCGCATCAAAAACATTCCAAAATTAGCAGATTTAGAAAAAAACATACATCTCTATTTAGATACCCAAATCCCGACCTTACTCTATCCTGCCCTACAAGATTGGAGTGATTCCCTTACACTTTCTCAAATCTTGCCAAAGGAGCAGGCACAAGTATTGGTAGAAAAAGTATTAAAAGACACAATAGAAACGATACAAAAGGAACAAGATATTTTTAAAATTGTAGAAAGAATTGCAGAAACGGTTACGCAAAATAGTCCCGAAACATTTTTAGGAAAAGAAGGGCAGGACTATATTTATGAAAAAACAGAACTAATTTTCAAAGACTTAGCTACCATCTTGGCGCAAGAAGATGCACAACTGCTTCAACCCTTTATCACAGAAATTCAGCAACTCTTTCAGGTAGAAATAGGTTTGGAGGCAGCCGCCCAAAAACTCGTAGAAAAAAACATCATTCAAGTTTTGGGTAAAAATAATGCCGCCCAAGCGATTGAAGCCCTTGTCAAGCAACTGCATAAAATTGTAGATTCAGAAGAAGGGGAGCGCATTTTTTATACGTTTGCCGATTTTTTCATACATACCTTAGAAAAAGAAGAAAAAACGATATTTGAACTTCTCACCCCCGAAGTACGCGCCAACTTAGTAGAGTTTTTCAAAAAGCAGTTTCCCCCCATTTTGGTCAAAGTAATTGGCTGGGTGTATAGCCGTCAGAATGAAATTGAAAAATTAGTTGATGAAACTTTCACAAAGAATGTAGAGTCAGGGTTTAAAAATTGGTTGGTCAAAACTTTTGTCGGCAGCGTGAGCCAGTCGGCAGATGTAGTAAGCAAAATCATTCAAATTATAGAAGAATACCGTCGCCGCCCCGAAGAAGTCGCCTTAGAACTAACCACGTTGGTCATCGATTTTTTGGAGAGCAAGACCGTAGGCGAAATGGTGAGAGGGCTTAAAGGCGAACAAACTACTCAAATTTTTGGCAATATTTTACGAAAAAACATTTCAGAAAGTCTTGAAAAGTTAATCCCTGATGATTTTCTTCATATTTTTGTTCAAAAACCGATTTCTGAATTTGTCAGTGCCGACAAATTAGCTACTTTTCTCAAAAACAACCTTTCTCAATTTATAGACAATTTTAAGGCGCAACAGCTTTATTCGCCTGCATTTCTGAATTGGGTATTACAAAATACAGATAAAATAATAGAGCTATATTGGACTTCACCCATAAAAAATTGGCTTGAAAAGCAAACTATTGTTAATTTTTGGCAAAGCAATGAGCAGGCAGCTTTCGCTTTCTTTGATGATAAAATTAAAAATTGGAGCAGCATAATCGTAACTAAATTATATGAAAATCAGGAAGGAAAGCCGCTTATGAGCCAACTTTCCTACACACAAAAACAGGATATTTTACAGACATTAAGTCAGAAATTGCAAGAAGAAATTAGTCTTTTTCTGAATCAGCATCAGGAGCGCGAACTCGATTCTTACCTACAACAGACGCAAAAATTCCCCAACTTTGAGAAACGCCTTAGCAAAATTATCCACAAACTTCTACTCGACAATTTAGAAACCCTTTTAGAAAATCGGATTTCAGAGTTGGTCTATGGCAATTTAGAGCGTTTAGCACCTACCCAAATCCGCGACATGGTGGAAAAGTTTATGGGAAAAGAGTTAAAACCTATTACTATTTTAGGTGCATTTTGGGGTGGAATTGCAGGAGGCGCGTTGGCTGCTGTCCCTTCTTTTGAGGGCAACTTGGCACTGACCTATGGCGTACCTGCGGTCAGTTATGGCGTTACGGGTTGGGCTACAAATTGGTTAGCTTTAAAAATGATTTTTCGCCCCTATGAAAAGAAAAAAATACCATTCACCCCCTTTTATTTGCCCTTTACGCCCGGCGTAGCGGTGCGAAATCAACCTCGTTTTGCCCAAAACATGAGTAAATTTGTGGGCGACAAACTCATCAACGAAGAAGGATTAAAAGAGGCATTTAGTCAGAATAAAAAACTTTTTAAACATACAATCATTGAAACCATTACGCAAAATGATTATGCAAGTATCGCTACTTATTTAGAAAAAAATAATAGCAAACTTGCCCAGCAAGGCGCAGTACAATTACAAGACTATTTACAAAATAAAAAGGAAATATTGATACAAAATGGAGCGCAGTGGCTTTCACAAGGCAGCGTAAAGGTGGTAGAAAAGTTTTATCAAGATAGCCTGCAATCTCTACCTCAAAAAGGGAGCGCAGGTAGTTCTTCGGAAGAAAAAAATGCCATCAAAGAAGTTCGCGCTTTCTTGCATCAATACCTAACAAGCTATCTTGTCATTTATCAGAAAAAAATTCCTGCTCAAATTCAAGATTTTCTTGCACCAGATACGCTTTTAAGTGAAAAAATCCCTGTTTTCTTACAAGAAAAATTAAGTGCTATCGGCTTGAAAAAAGTATTAGCCCTACTTGAAAAAAACATACAAAATCCAGATGCTATTATACAAAAGCTAAGTATTTTGCTTGAAAAAGAAATCTTTAAAAAGACCGAAAACAAAAGTTTGAGCCACTATCTCACAGAAAGCCAAGCCTTAGCCGCCCAAGAGAGATTAAGTGAATATCTTACTTCTCAACTTAAAATTTCAGAAAATAAAGAAAAAATTGTATCTTTTATCGATAAAAAAATCTCACAAGAACTTGCGCCCGAAAAGCCTATCAACGCACTTTTCAATGGTGCATTGCTGAATTTATTGGTTGTAAATATAGATTTTATCATTCAAAAAATGGTAGAAAAGGGTACAGATTGGATAGCAGAAAACAGCGAAAAAATTGCACAAATTGTATATGAACGCGCTTATCAAGAGCAAAAAACCGCTTTTTTCTATAAAAATGCCATCAAACGCACGACCCTTGAACTTTGTCAGACCGCCATTCCAGAGCTATTGACCAAAGAAAGCCACAGTTTGAGCCGTTTGGTTACGCAGGAGATAGAGCGTTTGGGCTTGGTTGCCTTAGGCGATTTAGGCGTAAAACTCAATAAAACTTACATTGAAAATACCGTTGTTGCACTCTTAGATAGTCCTCGCACACAAAGTTCAGTAGAAGATTTGGCTTCGGAACTTTTAGAAACACTTTTTCACATTCCCCTCGATGCCCTTTTTCGATTCGAAGAATGGCAAGAAAACAACCTATTGCAAACGCAGATACAATCGGAAATTAAAGCCTTTTTCACACATCTATCTGAACGCTATCTACTTGAAAAAGAGCAGATTGAGCAAGAAATAGGCTCATTATTGCAAAAGATACAAACACTTATTTTAGGGCAAAAAATAGACCTTCGTTTTAAGCAGGGTTTGCTCGATGCTTATCTAAACCAGTTGGCAGAATCGGAAAAAGCGCGACAGATTTGGCAGGAGAGCCTACAAATGGCAGAAATAAAAATATGGAAAACCTTACATGAAAAAAGTCTTGATTTCTACCTACCGCCCACTTTTTGGAAACAGACCTTACAACAACTTGCTGTTCTTGTTTTGGAAGAAAAAGCCGAAGTAACGAGCCGTCTTTTTCAAAATAGTATTGCACAAAGTTTAGGCGAAATTTTAAATATTATACCAAAAGAAACGAAAGACTTTTTAGTTCAAATTTTAGTAACCTCTGTGATGGATAGTCTGCAAGAAAAGCTACCCGATTTGCTCACCTCCATCAATATCAAACAAGTGGTAGTGCGCGAAATAGAGCGCATGCCCGCCCAAGAAGTAGAACAATTATTTCAATCTTTTGCACAAAAATATTTTGATAGATTGATTCAATATGGCTTTGGTTTCGGCTTAGGCATGGGGCTTTTATTTGAATTAGGCTATAAAGGGGCAAAAGAAATGCTTTAAGAAAAGATTGTATTTGCTTGAAAATCAAGAAGTTGGGCTTAGAAAATTTATTTTTAATAGCCACCTTTGTATTTTCTAAAAAACCACTCTATTGTAGCGAGCAAAACCAAGATGGCAAAGAGCCAAGGGAGTTTCAAAATTTCCTTTGTCGTTTCGGTGCGATGTAATCTTTGGGTTGCTTCTTTCGTTTTCCAAAATTGTTCTAAATCTGACCAATTTTGTAAGTTGAAAAATTCTCCCTTATTTTGGTTTGCTATTTTACGCAACAAGGCATGATTGGCAGCGGTAGCAAAAGCCTCCAACGCCAATTCTTTGACAATAAATTCTCCTGTTTCGGTTTCAACTTTGCCGTCTAAGATAGTTTTAGCGGAGTATTGATATGTTCCTTGTTTTAAAGAATTGACTAAATATTTAAAGTTTATGGTATTATTTACAAAACTATAAGGATAATTTTTGCCTGCTGCATCTTTGAGAAGCAACTCTATTTTCTGCCCTGTGATTGGCTCATAGGAAGCATTATAGGTTTCTACTTCAAAGGCTATGGCTTCGCCTTCGAAATATTCTGTGGCATTTGGTTTTAATCTAAACCTTTTTTTATCTTCTTTGGTAGCCAAATATTGCACTAATTTGGTGATAAGTTCGTCAAAAGTATCGGCATTTTCATTTTTTGCATATTCTTGCAAACGCCACCCCCAAGTATTTTCTGCCAAAAGCAAGGCTATTTTTTTATCATTTTGCTGATTCGTAACCAAAAGCGGTTTCTTCGTTACGACATTGCCAATGCGCTGGTAGAGCAAGACTTCTGCCCCTGCGCCGAGCGTGTATTCGGCAAAAGGAACTTCTGCGGGGGGATAGTCGGCAAAGACTTTGATTTTTTTATCATCAAATTGAAATTTATTAAAACTACTATTGTAAGAAGGAAAGACTTTATCAGATTGTTTCCCCATAGCGCGTACCTGAACCCCTAATCCGAGCAAATTGAGCGCGTTCAAATTGGTTTGGCTGCCCACAATGTAGAAGGCGGCGTTTGCTTGCTTTTGCAACATTTCGAAGGTCTGAAAATCTTTTTTAATTACCTCATTTGGATATTGGTGGAAAATAACGAGGTTATATTTTTCGTCTTTTTTCAAAGGAAAAATATCGGGAATAAATAAATCAACTTGATAAATATCATTTTTTTCCAAAGCGGCACGCAAGGCTTTTATATCGGGGTGTGGCGCAGGAGCGGCAATTAGGATTTTTTCTTTATTATCTAAAACTTCAATATAAATATTTCTTTCATTGTTTAGATACGTAACTTCACCTGCCACATTTTCAATTTTTATCTGATAGTGTTGTACGCCTTTTTCGTTGGCTTCTAACTGAAAATCAAGACGTTGGAGTGTACCATCGGCGGCAAGGGTGAGGCTTTGCTCTTTCAAAATTGTTCCATTTTTTAAAACAGAAACTTTAATAGTCTTGCCTGCAAAGCCATTTTGTTGCCATTCTACCAAAAGAGGAAATTGGTTTCCTAAGTAGGAAATTTTATTAAAAAGTACAGTTTTAAGGGCAATATCGGCGCGTTCGGTAGTGTCGCCTAAGCCGACAGTTTGGATAGACATTTTGTAGGGATTGAAATCGGGCGAAGTGCCTTGATTGACGATACCGTCAGAGAGCAACAAGACTCCCGCTAAATTTTGATTTTCATATTGGTTTTCTATTCCACTTAAAAATTTAGCTAAGTTGGAGGTCTTTGCTTTGAAATCTTTTTTAAAGTCAAAACTATCTAATTTTGCATCTGCCTGTTCTAAGGTTTGAAATTGCACCTGAAAACCTTTGTCCTCTAAAATACCTTTCAAACTTTTTATCTTGCCTTCTAATTGGACTCTATCATTTTGGGGCGTATTAAGGGCGATAGATTCGGAATTATCTAAGGCTAAGACAACGAGAGGGTCTTCAAACTTATCTTCATTTTGTTTTAAAAAGATTCCAAGCAATAAAAGACATAGTAAAAAAACAAGTACAAATCTTACTCCTGCTAAGGCTCTGTTCACATTTTCACTCCATACGCTTGTTTTTTGATAGAGAAAAAAAGCATAAAGAGCCGCTACCAAAAGGCAAAGTGGAAGATACCAAGCCGAGGCTTCAAAGAAAAGGGTCTGATTCATAGCAGCAAAAAGAGTAGGATAGTAAAGAAGTTGGCGTTTTTTAGAAATCGTATTTATTCAGTAGGATAACCTCTTTTTTTAGCATATTCAAAGAGTTTATCTTTAAGTAAAGTACGGGCGCGGTGCAAGCGCGAGCGCACTGTACCTAAGGGCAGGTCGAGAATGACTGCCATTTCTTCATAGGTAAAACCCTCCAAATCGCAAAGAATGACAACGGTGCGAAAATCTACCGAAAGGGCATTGAGGGCGGTCATGACTTCGTCGCCGATAAGATTTTGCATCGTGGTCGTGCGCAGGTCGGTGGTGTGGGCGGTGTCGGGTGCGTCGGTGTCGTCGTAGGTATCAGCGAGGTCTTGATAATCTACTTTTGCAGGTTCTTTTTTACGTTTTCTAAAATCATTGATAAAACTATTCTTCAAAATTCTGAACAACCATGCTTTCGCATTAGTGCCTTGCTCGAAGGATTCTATAAAGCGAAAGGCTTTGAGATAGGCATCTTGCACCAAATCTTTGGCATCATCTTCCGAAAAAGTTAGTTTATAGGCAAAATTATAGAGCGAATCGGTGTGCGGCATAAACTCGCGCTCGAAGATGGCTCTCTTCTCTGAATCGGTATAGGATAGTTTGGACATAGAATCAAAAAAGCAGTTGGGCAAAAGAAGGCACATCAAAGCCCAAAAATACGCTTTTTCTTTGGGAATGGCAAATAGGGGGGCATAAATCGT is part of the Hugenholtzia roseola DSM 9546 genome and harbors:
- a CDS encoding DUF445 family protein translates to MVGLDFIAKTLTGAVVGYVTNDWAIDMLFRKRLGMGGIFLKTHQEFARNISLVVERDIINHHTLLSELQGAEFEKNIEATISHLFDSSLKEALPKGENRIKNIPKLADLEKNIHLYLDTQIPTLLYPALQDWSDSLTLSQILPKEQAQVLVEKVLKDTIETIQKEQDIFKIVERIAETVTQNSPETFLGKEGQDYIYEKTELIFKDLATILAQEDAQLLQPFITEIQQLFQVEIGLEAAAQKLVEKNIIQVLGKNNAAQAIEALVKQLHKIVDSEEGERIFYTFADFFIHTLEKEEKTIFELLTPEVRANLVEFFKKQFPPILVKVIGWVYSRQNEIEKLVDETFTKNVESGFKNWLVKTFVGSVSQSADVVSKIIQIIEEYRRRPEEVALELTTLVIDFLESKTVGEMVRGLKGEQTTQIFGNILRKNISESLEKLIPDDFLHIFVQKPISEFVSADKLATFLKNNLSQFIDNFKAQQLYSPAFLNWVLQNTDKIIELYWTSPIKNWLEKQTIVNFWQSNEQAAFAFFDDKIKNWSSIIVTKLYENQEGKPLMSQLSYTQKQDILQTLSQKLQEEISLFLNQHQERELDSYLQQTQKFPNFEKRLSKIIHKLLLDNLETLLENRISELVYGNLERLAPTQIRDMVEKFMGKELKPITILGAFWGGIAGGALAAVPSFEGNLALTYGVPAVSYGVTGWATNWLALKMIFRPYEKKKIPFTPFYLPFTPGVAVRNQPRFAQNMSKFVGDKLINEEGLKEAFSQNKKLFKHTIIETITQNDYASIATYLEKNNSKLAQQGAVQLQDYLQNKKEILIQNGAQWLSQGSVKVVEKFYQDSLQSLPQKGSAGSSSEEKNAIKEVRAFLHQYLTSYLVIYQKKIPAQIQDFLAPDTLLSEKIPVFLQEKLSAIGLKKVLALLEKNIQNPDAIIQKLSILLEKEIFKKTENKSLSHYLTESQALAAQERLSEYLTSQLKISENKEKIVSFIDKKISQELAPEKPINALFNGALLNLLVVNIDFIIQKMVEKGTDWIAENSEKIAQIVYERAYQEQKTAFFYKNAIKRTTLELCQTAIPELLTKESHSLSRLVTQEIERLGLVALGDLGVKLNKTYIENTVVALLDSPRTQSSVEDLASELLETLFHIPLDALFRFEEWQENNLLQTQIQSEIKAFFTHLSERYLLEKEQIEQEIGSLLQKIQTLILGQKIDLRFKQGLLDAYLNQLAESEKARQIWQESLQMAEIKIWKTLHEKSLDFYLPPTFWKQTLQQLAVLVLEEKAEVTSRLFQNSIAQSLGEILNIIPKETKDFLVQILVTSVMDSLQEKLPDLLTSINIKQVVVREIERMPAQEVEQLFQSFAQKYFDRLIQYGFGFGLGMGLLFELGYKGAKEML
- a CDS encoding sigma-70 family RNA polymerase sigma factor, with amino-acid sequence MCLLLPNCFFDSMSKLSYTDSEKRAIFEREFMPHTDSLYNFAYKLTFSEDDAKDLVQDAYLKAFRFIESFEQGTNAKAWLFRILKNSFINDFRKRKKEPAKVDYQDLADTYDDTDAPDTAHTTDLRTTTMQNLIGDEVMTALNALSVDFRTVVILCDLEGFTYEEMAVILDLPLGTVRSRLHRARTLLKDKLFEYAKKRGYPTE